A DNA window from Janibacter sp. A1S7 contains the following coding sequences:
- a CDS encoding SHOCT domain-containing protein — protein sequence MIDRLTELANLKAQGILTDEEFAEQKARILAS from the coding sequence ATCATCGACCGGCTGACCGAGCTGGCCAACCTCAAGGCGCAGGGAATTCTCACCGACGAGGAGTTCGCGGAACAAAAGGCACGGATCCTCGCCTCGTGA